One Vespula pensylvanica isolate Volc-1 chromosome 14, ASM1446617v1, whole genome shotgun sequence genomic window carries:
- the LOC122634158 gene encoding uncharacterized protein LOC122634158, whose amino-acid sequence MWKRSIDGTKILQILTIDYRTDQSRKIRKEGQNKKMLVACTKRACRAGLVAVLVTALCVLTLLDSPPRLPDPPADPPPTPGGEPPGTRSIVAYSWARRLALDYRPSKECDGANGTNGTTSEMALETTSDAFELTAIRWLETIPRRLFLYSGHLDLRVAGYPSLRVIAVKHGPLPTSSLFCTVWYEEERGRVRSYSMEALVSPIWLEEWGGETDSYTGILVSCQLPSLEGYTAYPSRVYVGATSCYENPSHSLAIFRDNETQKDYSSSNSKRFTLCIKGLDFDEDISEKLVAFVELHRILGAGLFYFYVFDVHENVLKVLRLYERSNVVRWFDLTLPGDLPNDKNDRREFFNNDIWTKRRMELIPYNHCFYENLRRTEFVIPIDVDEAIVPVKRKSWHGLIFDERRKLGETFEEFASYSVRNAYFFPELQNKSKPDSFLGNPDYLDTVRTSSISPEGDSVKSFISTRRALTVHNHYALTTLNPTTRRAHHLDPNDALKHHHRACDSRYLDCDLLMEDVRIDVSALRYANELKARMKVTLNDLNSIDNK is encoded by the exons ATGTGGAAAAGATCGATAGACGGAACGaagatattacaaatattgaCGATCGACTATCGAACGGACCAGTCtaggaagataagaaaagagggGCAAAATAAGAAGATGCTGGTTGCCTGTACGAAGAGAGCGTGCAGAGCTGGCCTGGTCGCAGTGTTGGTGACCGCACTATGCGTCCTCACTCTCCTCGATTCGCCGCCACGACTCCCGGATCCTCCGGCCGATCCTCCTCCCACGCCTG gaGGCGAGCCACCAGGTACAAGAAGCATCGTAGCGTATTCGTGGGCGCGAAGATTGGCACTCGATTACAGGCCTTCGAAGGAGTGCGACGGTGCTAATGGAACGAACGGAACGACGTCAGAAATGGCGTTGGAAACGACGTCGGACGCGTTCGAGTTAACCGCTATAAGGTGGCTCGAGACGATCCCTCGACGGCTCTTTCTCTATAGCGGCCACTTGGATCTTCGAGTGGCCGGTTATCCGAGTCTCCGAGTGATTGCCGTCAAGCATGGACCTCTACCGACCTCTTCGCTCTTCTGCACCGTTTG GTACGAGGAGGAGCGAGGAAGAGTACGAAGTTACAGCATGGAGGCTCTAGTTTCGCCTATATGGTTGGAAGAGTGGGGAGGAGAGACAGACAGTTACACGGGAATTCTAGTGTCCTGTCAGTTACCGTCGTTGGAAGGATACACGGCGTATCCTTCGCGAGTGTACGTCGGTGCTACGTCCTGCTATGAAAATCCTAGTCATAGTTTAGCCATATTTAGAGACAACGAAACGCAGAAAGATTATAGCTCGAGTAATTCCAAAAGATTCACACTTTGTATCAAGGGACTCGACTTCGACGAAGATATATCAGAGAAGTTAGTGGCATTCGTCGAGTTGCATAGGATCTTAGGTGCTGgactcttttatttctacgtttttGACGTTCATGAAAACGTGCTGAAAGTATTGAGATTATACGAGAGATCGAACGTAGTTCGGTGGTTCGATTTAACCTTGCCGGGTGATTTAccgaacgataaaaatgatagaagaGAATTTTTCAACAATGATATATGGACAAAGAGAAGAATGGAACTGATACCTTACAATCACTGTTTCTACGAGAATCTACGTCGAACGGAATTTGTAATACCGATCGACGTGGACGAAGCAATCGTAccggtaaagagaaaaagctgGCACGGTTTGATCTTCGACGAGCGTAGGAAACTCGGTGAAACTTTCGAGGAGTTTGCCTCTTATTCCGTTCGGAACGCTTACTTTTTCCCAGAGTTGCAGAACAAGAGCAAACCCGATAGCTTCCTCGGGAATCCAGATTATCTGGATACTGTTAGAACCTCTAGCATTTCTCCTGAAGGTGACTCAGTCAAGAGTTTCATTTCAACTAGGCGAGCTTTAACCGTGCACAATCATTATGCTTTAACAACGTTGAATCCAACAACGAGAAGGGCTCATCATTTGGATCCTAATGATGCCTTGAAGCATCATCATCGAGCCTGTGACAGCAGATATCTCGATTGCGATCTTCTTATGGAAGACGTTCGCATCGACGTCTCTGCTCTGCGTTATGCGAATGAGCTCAAAGCTAGAATGAAAGTCACTTTGAACGACTTGAATagcatcgataataaataa